In Gracilimonas sp., a single window of DNA contains:
- a CDS encoding PspC domain-containing protein, translating to MSEKMKTRSASRTGTATLEFDDFELNSTMQEFLKEEEKDTGKSIWNIATISGMVMIFLALTFLIQWVGLPIGDFLSGLSEGLIGSSLLPLVGGALITLVGFGFLVGDRKRARKIKKARKRARASSASAKYSDIPGSEETNYSSGSKLNNALDSKQGKSLSSSSSMDFDAYGYRHSKRLMKSRSNKKWAGVCGGLAKYFGISATVVRFIFVAAFFMGWGASLLVYFGLSLAMPKEPVEMMDDFNF from the coding sequence ATGTCAGAAAAAATGAAAACGAGATCTGCTTCAAGAACAGGAACCGCAACCCTGGAGTTTGATGATTTTGAATTAAACTCAACTATGCAGGAATTTCTCAAGGAAGAAGAAAAGGACACCGGTAAAAGCATTTGGAATATTGCCACAATTTCAGGCATGGTAATGATATTTCTTGCACTCACTTTTTTGATACAATGGGTTGGGCTTCCCATTGGAGACTTTTTATCCGGTTTATCAGAAGGCTTGATTGGTTCTTCCTTACTTCCTTTAGTAGGTGGGGCACTTATTACTTTAGTTGGGTTTGGTTTTTTAGTGGGAGACCGAAAGCGTGCCCGAAAAATTAAAAAAGCTCGAAAAAGAGCAAGAGCCAGCAGTGCCTCTGCTAAGTATTCTGATATTCCCGGTTCAGAAGAAACAAATTATTCTTCCGGTTCTAAGTTAAACAATGCTCTTGATTCTAAGCAGGGTAAATCTTTAAGCTCTTCTTCCTCTATGGATTTTGATGCCTATGGCTACCGACATTCCAAGCGGCTCATGAAATCCCGATCTAACAAAAAATGGGCCGGAGTTTGTGGCGGGCTTGCAAAATATTTTGGGATCAGTGCAACTGTAGTTCGATTTATATTTGTAGCCGCCTTTTTTATGGGGTGGGGAGCAAGTTTACTGGTTTATTTTGGTCTCTCACTCGCAATGCCTAAAGAACCGGTTGAAATGATGGATGATTTTAATTTTTAG
- a CDS encoding DUF2752 domain-containing protein — translation MKFVQKHLEWIAFSVGLILLGFMNPMGAGTSFCLFDLAGIGFCPGEGLGHSIAYTFRGDLSSAMNAHFAGPLAVIILSSRIFYLWRRLYNQSKQNNKRNIEHG, via the coding sequence ATGAAGTTTGTACAAAAGCATCTGGAATGGATAGCATTTAGTGTAGGATTAATTCTTCTCGGATTTATGAATCCGATGGGCGCAGGCACTTCTTTTTGTTTATTCGACTTGGCGGGTATCGGTTTTTGTCCGGGTGAAGGCCTTGGGCATTCCATTGCCTATACTTTTCGGGGCGATTTGTCATCAGCAATGAATGCTCATTTTGCTGGTCCGCTTGCTGTAATTATTCTAAGTTCAAGGATTTTTTATTTATGGCGAAGACTTTATAATCAATCAAAACAAAATAATAAAAGGAATATAGAACATGGCTAA
- the mltG gene encoding endolytic transglycosylase MltG: MNLQNLIALKKTEFVTALLIFVLITLTVLSSRLIRLTSNSAIYFEQETELIFNSLSELDSLQLKLNRQGIEFDKEELEWATSILGWRRYQRGRYVFEGGYSYNAFLSKMTKGIQDPSSVVILPGIMPERLAEIVAENFYFSKDDLYQALTDSTYLAENNLSAEQLFGRMFPNTYLMYWTTSPKGFIDKVLREFESAITDEFRLRAQELGYSMDEIITLASIVEWEAKNQEEKPRISGLYWNRLNRGMRLQADPTINYVLGERRRLLFEDYQIDHPFNTYMNSGLPPGPITNPSLSTIEATLYPEDHDYLYMVANPEGGHVFTETFREHQIESEKWRIWLREQYRIKRELENRQKEANDSTAL, translated from the coding sequence ATGAATCTTCAGAATCTGATTGCCCTTAAAAAAACTGAATTTGTAACGGCTCTTTTAATTTTTGTATTGATTACCCTCACCGTGTTAAGTTCTCGTCTTATACGTCTTACGTCCAATTCGGCTATTTATTTTGAACAGGAGACAGAGCTTATATTTAACAGTTTAAGTGAATTAGATTCTTTACAGCTAAAGCTAAACCGACAGGGAATTGAATTTGACAAAGAAGAGCTTGAATGGGCCACAAGCATTTTAGGCTGGAGAAGATACCAAAGAGGACGTTATGTTTTTGAGGGAGGATATTCATACAATGCTTTTCTTTCTAAGATGACCAAGGGTATTCAGGATCCTTCATCAGTAGTAATATTGCCTGGTATAATGCCTGAACGATTAGCAGAGATTGTTGCTGAAAATTTCTATTTTAGTAAAGATGATCTGTATCAAGCTTTGACGGATAGTACCTACCTTGCCGAAAATAATTTATCAGCTGAGCAACTTTTTGGAAGAATGTTCCCTAATACCTATTTGATGTATTGGACGACATCACCCAAGGGATTTATTGATAAAGTCTTAAGAGAGTTTGAATCTGCTATTACTGACGAATTTAGATTAAGAGCTCAAGAGCTTGGGTATTCTATGGACGAAATCATTACCCTTGCCTCCATTGTAGAATGGGAGGCTAAGAATCAGGAGGAAAAACCCCGGATAAGTGGTTTGTATTGGAATCGATTAAATAGAGGGATGAGGTTACAGGCAGACCCTACCATCAACTATGTATTAGGGGAACGGCGCCGACTTCTTTTTGAAGACTATCAAATTGACCATCCTTTTAATACATACATGAATAGCGGTTTGCCGCCAGGCCCCATTACAAATCCAAGCTTGTCCACAATTGAAGCCACCCTATATCCTGAAGATCATGATTATTTATATATGGTTGCTAATCCTGAGGGGGGACATGTATTTACCGAGACCTTTAGGGAACATCAAATAGAAAGCGAGAAATGGCGTATTTGGCTGCGCGAACAATATAGAATAAAACGAGAGTTAGAAAACCGGCAAAAAGAAGCCAACGACAGTACCGCTCTCTAA
- a CDS encoding HD domain-containing protein, producing the protein MDREKSKKLLREYIDSESLLNHSEMVAQAMEAYARHLGKTGQEIEEWWTAGLLHDLDWEKYPDEHPSKAVNEILPNHGYSEQVIEAIKAHAPDRTGKEPETEMERYLFACDELSGFMNAVSLMRPNKFEDMKVKSVTKKLKDAKFAANVPREDINKGAELIGMELRDHIAFMIDVFRT; encoded by the coding sequence ATGGACAGAGAAAAGTCAAAAAAATTGTTACGGGAATATATTGATAGTGAGAGCTTACTCAATCACAGTGAAATGGTTGCTCAGGCTATGGAAGCTTATGCCCGGCATTTGGGTAAAACAGGTCAAGAAATAGAAGAATGGTGGACAGCCGGTTTATTGCATGATCTGGACTGGGAAAAGTACCCTGATGAACATCCTTCAAAAGCAGTGAATGAGATATTGCCGAATCACGGATATTCTGAACAAGTAATCGAGGCAATTAAAGCTCATGCTCCGGACCGAACCGGTAAAGAACCTGAAACTGAAATGGAACGTTATCTCTTTGCTTGTGACGAACTTTCGGGATTTATGAATGCGGTTTCGCTTATGCGTCCAAATAAGTTTGAGGATATGAAGGTGAAATCTGTTACCAAGAAGCTTAAAGATGCCAAGTTTGCAGCTAATGTTCCCAGGGAGGATATCAATAAAGGAGCTGAATTAATAGGAATGGAGTTGCGAGACCATATTGCATTTATGATTGATGTCTTTCGGACATGA
- a CDS encoding hybrid sensor histidine kinase/response regulator encodes MEQEESLILLVDDTPANLKLLSHVLDKEGYDHIEATSGEEAVELAKKNIPDLILLDIMMPGMDGFEVIKKIKEDEYLEDIPIIFLSSLTDTDDKIEGFKSGGVDYITKPFQKEETLARIKTHLKIRFLQKQLNERIRVLREREVELSRLNQKKDDLVRMVSHDIKNPLTGIIGLVKLMRESDKISPEEQIQMFSVIEDSGTNLLNMVREVLDRESKKKEPEKLEYSEVLVSDLLDRVVSMNKAKAVVKEINLEYLIHPEELNAVLDQNKFEIALNNLVSNALKFTPAKGEVFIKVNLNDDNLMFEVRDTGIGIPKKVLTELFKDGKKSSRKGTSGETGTGLGLDIVQLYVELHGGEVWVESELNKGTQFYIKIPHKEKS; translated from the coding sequence TTGGAACAAGAGGAAAGCTTAATTTTATTAGTAGATGACACCCCCGCCAACTTAAAACTCCTGTCTCATGTTTTAGATAAAGAAGGATACGATCATATAGAAGCTACCAGTGGTGAAGAGGCTGTCGAACTCGCCAAAAAAAACATACCAGACTTGATATTATTGGATATTATGATGCCCGGAATGGATGGTTTTGAGGTGATTAAAAAAATTAAAGAAGATGAATACCTGGAAGATATACCGATTATTTTTCTAAGTTCCTTAACGGATACTGATGATAAGATAGAAGGATTTAAATCAGGGGGCGTCGATTATATTACCAAGCCTTTTCAAAAAGAAGAGACGCTGGCCCGTATTAAAACCCACTTGAAAATTCGGTTTTTGCAGAAGCAGTTAAATGAGAGGATTAGAGTTCTTAGAGAACGAGAGGTTGAATTAAGTCGTCTGAATCAAAAAAAGGATGATTTGGTAAGGATGGTAAGCCATGACATAAAAAACCCGCTTACCGGAATCATTGGCCTTGTAAAACTTATGCGGGAAAGCGATAAAATAAGTCCTGAAGAGCAAATACAAATGTTTTCGGTGATTGAAGATAGTGGTACTAATCTATTAAACATGGTGCGCGAGGTATTGGATAGGGAAAGCAAGAAAAAAGAACCGGAAAAGCTTGAATATTCTGAAGTTTTGGTTTCCGACCTATTGGATCGTGTTGTTTCAATGAATAAAGCTAAAGCTGTAGTAAAAGAAATTAATCTTGAATACTTGATCCATCCTGAAGAACTAAATGCCGTTCTGGATCAAAATAAATTTGAGATTGCACTCAATAACTTGGTTTCAAATGCGCTTAAGTTTACACCGGCGAAGGGGGAGGTCTTCATAAAGGTGAATTTGAATGATGACAATTTGATGTTCGAAGTTCGAGATACCGGAATTGGTATTCCCAAAAAGGTATTGACTGAATTATTCAAAGATGGTAAGAAATCATCTCGAAAAGGAACTAGCGGGGAAACAGGAACCGGGCTTGGCTTGGATATTGTCCAATTATATGTTGAGTTACACGGCGGGGAGGTTTGGGTTGAATCTGAATTAAATAAAGGCACTCAATTTTATATTAAAATTCCTCATAAGGAAAAATCTTAA
- a CDS encoding ABC transporter substrate-binding protein, which yields MKRLLLVFTFLTINTCLFAQSLETGIEFYEEGNYERALLIFENLDSPTAQLFTGKSYFALNNFLKAKYYLNKVDSTAEEMMLEAKYTKALADFQLKNFASSLDALYEIKEGSFHPSITRSAYNFYRELNNYLSLNQRYVAFRASAYDNVRLDLVESAVGKVDLSSARALFSAYKSAVTDADTTKYASLKAFLSDSSAYTQRFNQNSRYPKAPSGLAYNIGVALPEFDIESAEFEISQHLYFGIQLAIENFNSENTDQKAFITYRNTEAEASKAASISNDLIWNHDVDAIIGPLFSEVAEELSKYAELYQRPLLTPLANSDSLNLDLNYTYQLNPTFAVQGRTMARHAIQNLGHDTLAVIAERGSLGEPSAIAFLDEARKLGGEVVRYYVEDFSSQGYDISEYVKYFDPNPDEEDILSYNIDAVYAPFTGNIAETLISSLLTNLEAMQSKVTILGSEEWETVNIGSRRLPETNIYYTKTFDLDINSSEVEDFESAFRLRFDTPPNRFAYIGYDAANLILETLKQVQNPVYLKEGLKKFNNYQGLSTDISFKGTHINQEVKIKRIRAE from the coding sequence ATGAAACGACTTCTACTTGTCTTTACTTTTTTGACCATTAATACCTGTTTGTTTGCCCAATCCCTGGAAACAGGGATAGAATTTTATGAGGAAGGAAATTACGAACGAGCATTACTTATTTTTGAAAATTTAGATTCACCTACCGCACAGCTTTTTACCGGTAAAAGCTATTTCGCACTTAATAATTTTTTAAAGGCTAAGTATTATCTGAATAAGGTTGACAGTACTGCTGAAGAAATGATGCTTGAAGCTAAGTACACTAAAGCTTTAGCTGATTTTCAGCTTAAAAATTTCGCCTCCTCTTTAGATGCTTTATATGAAATAAAAGAAGGCTCTTTTCATCCATCAATTACAAGATCCGCGTATAACTTTTATCGGGAACTGAACAACTACCTCTCTCTTAATCAAAGGTATGTTGCTTTCCGCGCTTCGGCTTATGACAACGTTCGTTTAGATTTAGTTGAATCAGCTGTCGGAAAAGTTGATTTATCTTCAGCAAGAGCTTTGTTTTCAGCATATAAAAGTGCCGTAACAGATGCAGATACGACTAAATATGCTTCCCTTAAGGCTTTTTTAAGTGACTCTTCGGCATACACACAAAGATTTAATCAGAACAGTCGTTATCCCAAAGCCCCCTCCGGGTTAGCTTATAACATCGGTGTTGCGTTACCGGAGTTTGATATTGAATCAGCTGAGTTTGAAATTTCACAACATCTGTACTTTGGTATTCAATTAGCTATCGAAAATTTTAACAGTGAAAATACAGATCAGAAAGCGTTTATTACCTACAGGAATACGGAAGCTGAGGCCTCAAAAGCTGCTTCGATCTCTAACGACTTAATCTGGAATCATGATGTAGATGCTATTATAGGCCCATTGTTTTCGGAAGTCGCCGAGGAGCTCTCCAAATATGCCGAACTGTATCAAAGACCCTTACTAACCCCTCTGGCAAACTCCGACAGCCTCAATCTTGACCTGAATTATACTTATCAGCTTAACCCTACTTTTGCCGTGCAGGGCCGAACAATGGCAAGACATGCCATTCAGAATTTAGGACATGATACGTTAGCTGTGATAGCAGAGAGAGGTTCGCTGGGAGAACCTTCAGCTATAGCCTTCTTAGATGAAGCACGAAAATTAGGTGGCGAAGTAGTTCGCTATTATGTAGAAGATTTCAGTTCTCAAGGCTATGATATAAGTGAGTATGTCAAATACTTTGATCCTAATCCGGATGAGGAAGACATTTTAAGTTATAATATTGATGCGGTGTATGCTCCTTTTACAGGAAATATTGCCGAAACCCTGATTAGCTCACTTCTTACTAATCTTGAGGCCATGCAAAGTAAGGTGACAATTCTGGGTTCTGAAGAGTGGGAAACCGTAAATATCGGATCAAGAAGACTCCCTGAAACCAACATTTATTATACAAAAACATTCGATCTTGATATAAACAGCTCCGAAGTTGAGGATTTCGAAAGTGCATTCCGGCTTCGGTTTGATACCCCGCCAAATAGATTCGCTTATATCGGCTATGATGCAGCCAATCTGATTTTAGAAACCCTAAAGCAAGTACAAAACCCGGTTTATTTAAAAGAAGGGCTGAAAAAATTCAATAACTATCAAGGTCTAAGTACAGATATAAGTTTTAAAGGTACTCATATCAATCAAGAAGTTAAGATTAAACGTATTCGAGCAGAGTAG
- a CDS encoding TM2 domain-containing protein → MANVIDHLPEIDGDESLYVGKLFSDLSDEQASKFASVYRSRRKDPQTILITCLLGFFLIAGVHRLILNQIGMGILYIFTGGLCLIGTIVDLVNYKDLAFQYNREIAKEVRSYI, encoded by the coding sequence ATGGCTAATGTTATAGATCATCTACCTGAAATTGACGGCGACGAATCTTTATATGTTGGAAAATTATTTTCAGACCTTTCGGATGAACAAGCATCTAAATTTGCTTCTGTTTACCGAAGTCGTCGCAAAGACCCCCAAACTATACTTATAACTTGCCTTTTAGGTTTTTTCCTTATTGCGGGGGTACATCGTCTTATTCTCAATCAAATAGGGATGGGAATCCTCTATATATTTACCGGCGGATTATGTTTGATTGGTACAATTGTAGATTTGGTAAATTATAAAGACTTAGCTTTTCAGTATAACAGGGAGATTGCTAAAGAAGTACGCTCATATATTTAA